One Saccharopolyspora erythraea NRRL 2338 genomic region harbors:
- a CDS encoding ABC transporter substrate-binding protein: MSKAPSTPHRTLRRRVATAGIACTMAVTLAACATSQRGENAGGEGGTLTFGAAGAPDLFDPFYASDGETFRVTRQIMEGLVGFEPGTAEVEPELAKSWESTPDGKTWTFKLNEGVKFHDGTDFNAEAVCKNFERWYHQTGAGQNQALSYYWIENFGGFADGQTPSLYSSCDSPDPATAVIHLTRATSKFPDLLGLPSFSMQSPAAMEQYQANNVQAQGDSFSYPEYAKAHPTGTGPFKFSGYDEGNQTIKLARNDQYWGEKAKIGELIFRIIPDETSRKQELEAGSIDGYDFPNAADLQALRDAGHNVLVRDPFNIMYLGFTQKNNPALNDLRVRQAIAYALDRDNLVKANMPEGAEVATQFYPDTVEGYAPDVQKYPHDPEKAKQLLAEAGQQNLTVNFYWPTEVTRPYMPDPQGIYNALAEDLRAVGITVNPVSKPWNGGYIDDVDNARADIFLLGWTGDYNTPDNYIGTFFGTPTNRFYTAGAPWGEQLAAELRAADSEPDEGKRQAMYQQINRKLLAEYLPAVPLSHSPPALVLNERVKGLVPSPLTDEEFATVSLSE; the protein is encoded by the coding sequence ATGAGTAAAGCTCCGTCGACGCCGCACCGGACATTGCGGCGGCGCGTCGCGACCGCGGGGATCGCCTGCACCATGGCGGTCACGCTTGCGGCCTGCGCCACTTCGCAGCGAGGCGAGAACGCCGGCGGCGAAGGCGGCACCCTGACCTTCGGTGCTGCGGGCGCCCCGGACCTGTTCGACCCCTTCTACGCATCCGACGGCGAGACCTTCCGCGTCACCCGGCAGATCATGGAGGGCCTGGTCGGCTTCGAACCGGGCACCGCCGAGGTCGAACCGGAGCTGGCCAAGAGCTGGGAGTCCACACCGGACGGCAAGACGTGGACGTTCAAGCTCAACGAGGGCGTGAAGTTCCACGACGGCACCGACTTCAACGCCGAGGCCGTCTGCAAGAACTTCGAGCGCTGGTACCACCAGACCGGCGCGGGCCAGAACCAGGCGCTCTCGTACTACTGGATCGAGAACTTCGGTGGGTTCGCCGACGGCCAGACGCCGTCGCTGTACTCCTCCTGCGATTCGCCGGACCCGGCGACCGCGGTGATCCACCTGACGCGCGCGACGTCGAAGTTTCCGGACCTGCTCGGTCTTCCGTCGTTCAGCATGCAGTCGCCGGCCGCGATGGAGCAGTACCAGGCCAACAACGTCCAGGCCCAGGGCGACAGCTTCTCCTACCCCGAGTACGCCAAGGCGCACCCGACGGGCACCGGGCCGTTCAAGTTCAGCGGCTACGACGAGGGCAACCAGACCATCAAGCTGGCCCGCAACGACCAGTACTGGGGCGAGAAGGCCAAGATCGGCGAGCTGATCTTCCGGATCATCCCCGACGAGACCTCGCGCAAGCAGGAGCTGGAAGCCGGCAGCATCGACGGCTACGACTTCCCCAACGCCGCCGACCTGCAGGCGCTGCGCGACGCCGGGCACAACGTGCTGGTGCGCGACCCGTTCAACATCATGTACCTGGGCTTCACCCAGAAGAACAACCCGGCGCTGAACGACCTGCGGGTGCGCCAGGCCATCGCCTACGCGCTGGACCGCGACAACCTGGTCAAGGCCAACATGCCCGAGGGCGCCGAGGTGGCCACCCAGTTCTACCCGGACACCGTCGAGGGATACGCCCCGGACGTGCAGAAGTACCCGCACGACCCGGAGAAGGCCAAGCAGCTGCTCGCCGAGGCAGGGCAGCAGAACCTGACGGTCAACTTCTACTGGCCGACCGAGGTCACCCGGCCCTACATGCCGGACCCCCAGGGCATCTACAACGCGCTGGCCGAGGACCTGCGCGCCGTGGGCATCACGGTGAACCCGGTCAGCAAGCCGTGGAACGGCGGCTACATCGACGACGTCGACAACGCCCGCGCCGACATCTTCCTGCTCGGCTGGACCGGCGACTACAACACGCCGGACAACTACATCGGCACGTTCTTCGGCACGCCGACGAACCGCTTCTACACCGCGGGCGCACCGTGGGGCGAGCAGCTCGCCGCCGAGCTGCGCGCCGCCGACAGCGAGCCCGACGAGGGCAAGCGGCAGGCGATGTACCAGCAGATCAACCGCAAGCTGCTGGCCGAGTACCTGCCCGCGGTCCCGCTGTCGCACTCGCCGCCCGCGCTCGTGCTCAACGAGCGGGTGAAGGGCCTGGTCCCCTCGCCGCTGACGGACGAAGAGTTCGCGACGGTGAGCCTCTCCGAGTGA
- a CDS encoding ABC transporter permease, whose product MLRYTVRRLAQLVLVVAVLSVLLFAWLRALPGGPVSALLGDRATPESRAKLEAQLGLDQPIFVQYWKFLERAVTGDFGTSTGVQRGAPALEVFLVRFPATLELSILALLLAVAVGIPLGYLAARRRGSWLDNLSITWSLVGVAVPVFFLAFLLKFVFAVELGMLPASGRQDTGMDATRVTGFYILDGLLTREWDAAWNAFVHLVLPAIALSTIPFAVIFRITRAAVLDVMDDDYVRTARAKGLSAMVIRTRHILHNAMLPVVTTVGLQTGALLAGAVLTERVFNIPGIGQAVAVGFQRKDFPVLQVVILSAAMVYVLVNLIVDLSYAMIDPRLRTR is encoded by the coding sequence GTGCTCCGCTATACGGTTCGACGGCTGGCGCAGCTCGTGCTGGTCGTCGCTGTGCTGTCCGTCCTGCTGTTCGCCTGGCTGCGGGCGCTGCCCGGCGGCCCGGTGTCGGCGCTGCTGGGCGACCGGGCGACGCCCGAGTCCCGCGCGAAGCTCGAGGCGCAGCTCGGCCTGGACCAGCCCATCTTCGTGCAGTACTGGAAGTTCCTGGAGCGCGCCGTCACCGGCGACTTCGGCACCTCCACCGGTGTCCAGCGCGGTGCGCCCGCGCTGGAGGTCTTCCTGGTGCGCTTCCCGGCGACGCTGGAGCTGTCGATCCTGGCGCTGCTGCTGGCGGTCGCGGTCGGCATCCCGCTCGGCTACCTGGCGGCCCGGCGCCGGGGGAGCTGGCTGGACAACCTGAGCATCACGTGGTCGCTGGTGGGCGTCGCGGTTCCGGTGTTCTTCCTGGCGTTCCTGCTGAAGTTCGTCTTCGCCGTCGAGCTCGGCATGCTGCCCGCCTCGGGCCGCCAGGACACCGGGATGGACGCGACGCGGGTGACCGGCTTCTACATCCTCGACGGGTTGCTGACCCGGGAGTGGGACGCGGCGTGGAACGCCTTCGTGCACCTGGTCCTGCCCGCGATCGCGCTGTCGACCATCCCGTTCGCGGTGATCTTCCGGATCACCAGGGCCGCGGTGCTCGACGTGATGGACGACGACTACGTGCGCACGGCGCGGGCGAAGGGCCTGAGCGCGATGGTGATCAGGACCAGGCACATCCTGCACAACGCGATGCTGCCGGTGGTCACCACGGTCGGCCTGCAGACCGGCGCGCTGCTGGCGGGCGCGGTGCTGACCGAGCGGGTGTTCAACATCCCCGGCATCGGGCAGGCGGTCGCGGTCGGCTTCCAGCGCAAGGACTTCCCCGTGCTGCAGGTCGTGATCCTGTCCGCGGCGATGGTGTACGTGCTGGTCAACCTGATCGTCGACCTCTCGTACGCGATGATCGACCCGCGGCTGCGGACGCGGTGA
- a CDS encoding ABC transporter permease, with translation MVLNTRKARIDELAESTADSGVSLAASAWRRLRRSPVFLVGAAIIGIFVVLAVTAPWLAPHDPALRVLEHQVSRATNTIPPPQDGFPLGGDQYGRDLFSRLLLGSQQTLLVAVLATVIGLGGGLVLGVTAGAFGGWVDSVVMRIVDVMLSVPSLLLAVSIGALFASQTQFTVILAVAIVQVPIFGRLLRGTMLAQRASDHVLAARALGVRETAIVFRHMLPNALGPVVVQATLVLAVAIIDAAALSFLGLGAADDSIPEWGQMLGGAQTVIDSHPQLAFWPAGCIILVALGFTLVGESLRDALDPKRRR, from the coding sequence GTGGTGCTGAACACGCGCAAGGCGCGAATCGACGAGCTCGCCGAGAGCACGGCCGACTCCGGGGTGAGCCTCGCCGCGTCGGCGTGGCGGCGGCTGCGGCGCAGCCCGGTCTTCCTGGTCGGCGCGGCGATCATCGGCATCTTCGTGGTGCTGGCCGTCACCGCGCCCTGGCTGGCGCCGCACGACCCGGCGCTGCGGGTCCTGGAGCACCAGGTCTCCCGCGCGACCAACACGATCCCGCCGCCGCAGGACGGGTTCCCGCTCGGCGGCGACCAGTACGGCCGCGACCTGTTCTCCCGGCTGCTGCTCGGTTCGCAGCAGACGCTGCTGGTCGCGGTGCTGGCCACGGTGATCGGCCTCGGCGGCGGTCTGGTCCTCGGTGTCACGGCGGGCGCGTTCGGCGGCTGGGTCGACTCGGTGGTCATGCGGATCGTCGACGTGATGCTTTCGGTGCCGTCGCTGCTGCTGGCCGTCTCGATCGGGGCGCTGTTCGCCAGCCAGACGCAGTTCACCGTGATCCTGGCGGTGGCCATCGTGCAGGTGCCGATCTTCGGACGCCTGCTGCGCGGCACGATGCTGGCGCAGCGCGCGAGCGACCACGTGCTGGCGGCTCGGGCGCTGGGCGTGCGGGAGACCGCGATCGTGTTCCGGCACATGCTGCCCAACGCGCTCGGCCCGGTCGTCGTGCAGGCCACGCTGGTGCTGGCGGTCGCGATCATCGACGCCGCCGCGCTGTCGTTCCTCGGACTCGGTGCCGCCGACGACTCGATCCCGGAGTGGGGCCAGATGCTCGGCGGCGCGCAGACCGTCATCGACTCGCACCCGCAGCTCGCGTTCTGGCCCGCGGGCTGCATCATCCTGGTCGCGCTGGGCTTCACCCTGGTCGGTGAGTCGCTGCGGGACGCGCTGGACCCGAAGAGACGACGCTGA
- a CDS encoding ABC transporter ATP-binding protein, whose amino-acid sequence MALLEVRDLSVVFARKGEPPVTAVDGISFDVEPGRTVGLVGESGCGKSVTSLAIMGLLPPRGAEVSGSITFDGTELLGLSRQELDKRRGRDLSMVFQDPLTSLNPVVSIGVQVAEVIERHRGLPRKKAMPEAEELLAKVGIPDPRRRLREYPHQLSGGMRQRALIAMALACRPRLLIADEPTTALDVTIQAQILNLLTKLVAETDTALIMITHDLGVVAGLCDEVNVLYAGRVVERAARHELFARPRHPYTAGLLSSIPRLDATRGQKLTPIRGSISDNIPWDAGCAFCPRCPNALEVCQQQTPEVSVDVGARLLRCHNPVRESSSMEVS is encoded by the coding sequence ATGGCGCTGCTGGAAGTCCGCGACCTCTCGGTGGTCTTCGCCCGCAAGGGCGAGCCGCCGGTGACCGCCGTGGACGGGATCTCCTTCGACGTCGAACCCGGGCGCACCGTCGGCCTGGTCGGCGAGTCCGGGTGCGGCAAGTCGGTCACCTCGCTCGCGATCATGGGACTGCTCCCGCCGCGCGGCGCGGAGGTCTCGGGCTCGATCACCTTCGACGGCACCGAGCTGCTCGGCCTGTCCCGCCAGGAGCTGGACAAGCGGCGCGGCCGGGACCTGAGCATGGTGTTCCAGGACCCGCTGACCTCGCTGAACCCGGTGGTCTCCATCGGCGTGCAGGTGGCCGAGGTCATCGAGCGGCATCGCGGTCTGCCCCGCAAGAAGGCCATGCCGGAGGCCGAGGAGCTGCTGGCCAAGGTCGGCATCCCGGACCCGCGCCGGAGGCTGCGGGAGTACCCGCACCAGCTCTCCGGCGGCATGCGGCAGCGGGCGCTGATCGCGATGGCGCTGGCGTGCCGGCCGCGGCTGCTGATCGCCGACGAGCCGACGACCGCCCTGGACGTCACCATCCAGGCGCAGATCCTGAACCTGCTGACCAAGCTGGTCGCCGAGACCGACACCGCGCTGATCATGATCACCCACGACCTGGGCGTGGTCGCCGGGCTCTGCGACGAGGTGAACGTGCTCTACGCGGGCCGGGTCGTGGAGCGTGCGGCCCGCCACGAGCTGTTCGCCCGGCCCCGGCACCCGTACACGGCGGGCCTGCTGTCGTCGATCCCCCGGCTCGACGCGACCAGGGGGCAGAAGCTCACCCCGATCAGGGGCTCGATCAGCGACAACATCCCGTGGGACGCGGGTTGCGCGTTCTGCCCCCGCTGCCCGAACGCGCTGGAGGTCTGCCAGCAGCAGACCCCGGAGGTCAGTGTGGACGTGGGGGCGCGCTTGCTGCGCTGCCACAACCCGGTGCGGGAATCGTCTTCCATGGAGGTCTCGTGA
- a CDS encoding ABC transporter ATP-binding protein yields the protein MTEQLLVEVDDLAVHFPIKRGVVLDRTVGYVYAVDGVSLRVRKGETYGLVGESGCGKSTLGRALLRLEKPTGGRVVFDGTDLSAMKGERLRRMRRRMQMVFQDPLASLDPRQSVESLLVEGIRAHGLDKGRESTAKRLRELLSAVGLPSTSLRKYPHEFSGGQRQRIGIARALAVGPDLLVADEPVSALDVSVQAQVLNLLEDLQDEFGLTYLVIAHDLAVVRHIADRIGVMYLGGIVEESESDDLYTEPLHPYTRALLSAVPVPDPVVEDQREQILLSGDLPSPAAPPTGCRFHTRCPWKQQTRCDTERPVLREISPGHRVACHYAEEIRSGAIAKHDVEAEAVAPDDFGGIAVGSTSPASTTEALG from the coding sequence ATGACCGAGCAGCTCCTGGTGGAGGTCGACGACCTCGCGGTGCACTTCCCGATCAAGCGCGGGGTGGTGCTCGACCGCACGGTCGGCTACGTCTACGCCGTCGACGGGGTGTCGCTGCGCGTCCGCAAGGGCGAGACATACGGCCTGGTCGGCGAGTCGGGCTGCGGCAAGTCGACGCTCGGGCGCGCGCTGCTGCGCCTGGAGAAGCCGACCGGCGGCCGGGTGGTCTTCGACGGCACCGACCTGTCGGCGATGAAGGGCGAACGGCTGCGCCGTATGCGCCGTCGCATGCAGATGGTGTTCCAGGACCCGCTCGCCTCGCTCGACCCGCGGCAGTCGGTGGAGTCGCTGCTGGTCGAGGGGATACGCGCGCACGGTCTGGACAAGGGCCGCGAGTCCACGGCGAAGCGCCTGCGCGAGCTGCTCAGCGCGGTGGGGCTGCCGTCGACGTCGCTGCGCAAGTACCCGCACGAGTTCTCCGGCGGGCAGCGCCAGCGCATCGGCATCGCACGCGCGCTGGCGGTCGGCCCCGACCTGCTGGTCGCCGACGAGCCGGTGTCGGCGCTCGACGTCTCGGTGCAGGCGCAGGTGCTCAACCTGCTGGAGGACCTGCAGGACGAGTTCGGCCTGACCTACCTGGTGATCGCGCACGACCTCGCGGTCGTCCGCCACATCGCCGACCGGATCGGGGTGATGTACCTGGGCGGGATCGTGGAGGAGTCGGAGTCCGACGACCTCTACACCGAGCCCCTGCACCCCTACACGCGCGCGCTGCTGTCGGCGGTCCCGGTGCCGGACCCGGTCGTGGAGGACCAGCGGGAGCAGATCCTGCTCTCCGGTGACCTGCCCTCGCCGGCCGCGCCGCCGACGGGGTGCCGCTTCCACACCCGCTGCCCGTGGAAGCAGCAGACTCGCTGCGACACCGAACGCCCGGTGCTGCGCGAGATCTCCCCCGGTCACCGGGTGGCCTGCCACTACGCCGAGGAGATCCGCAGCGGCGCTATCGCCAAGCACGACGTCGAGGCCGAGGCGGTCGCGCCGGACGACTTCGGTGGCATCGCCGTCGGCTCCACCTCGCCGGCCTCGACCACCGAGGCGCTCGGCTGA
- a CDS encoding DUF4236 domain-containing protein: MGFKLRKSFRIGPLVLHVTQRGLSSWGLKVGRWSWNAKTRKHTFDTPGPGYWQSK, translated from the coding sequence ATGGGTTTCAAGCTGCGCAAGAGCTTCCGGATCGGCCCGCTGGTGCTGCACGTCACCCAGCGCGGCCTTTCCTCGTGGGGTCTGAAGGTCGGCCGCTGGTCGTGGAACGCCAAGACCCGCAAGCACACCTTCGACACCCCTGGACCGGGCTACTGGCAGTCGAAGTAG
- a CDS encoding EamA family transporter, which produces MTARDRLLALFVVLLWGVNFIAIDFGLQHFPPLFFGGLRFALIALPTILFVPRPKVRWQWLVGYGLGFGTLQFAFLFVAIEVGMPTGLASLVLQASAPFTVILGALLLRERLNALQGLGIAIAVLGMVAIGWNRAQDAALLPVVLTLLGALGWAFGNLCNRKANPQNPLHLALWMSVVPPLPMFALSAFVEGPVVGWQAVWTSFTTQTGLYALCGLAYIIVFATVIGSGVWTALMGRNPASSVAPFTLLVPVVGFTSAWLVLNEQPDPFELVAGAVVVGGVLLGSIRRGKPVELPEPEPVLTPAR; this is translated from the coding sequence GTGACTGCCAGAGACCGGTTGTTGGCCCTGTTCGTCGTCCTGCTGTGGGGCGTCAACTTCATCGCTATCGACTTCGGCCTTCAGCACTTCCCGCCGCTGTTCTTCGGCGGACTGCGCTTCGCGCTGATCGCCCTGCCCACGATCCTGTTCGTGCCGCGGCCGAAGGTGCGGTGGCAGTGGCTGGTCGGCTACGGCCTCGGCTTCGGGACGCTGCAGTTCGCGTTCCTCTTCGTCGCGATCGAGGTCGGGATGCCGACGGGACTGGCGTCGCTGGTGCTCCAGGCTTCCGCGCCGTTCACCGTGATCCTCGGCGCGCTGCTGCTGCGAGAGCGGCTGAACGCGTTGCAGGGTCTGGGAATCGCGATCGCGGTGCTCGGCATGGTCGCGATCGGCTGGAACCGGGCGCAGGACGCCGCGCTGCTGCCGGTCGTGCTGACCCTGCTCGGCGCGCTGGGCTGGGCGTTCGGAAACCTGTGCAACCGCAAGGCGAACCCGCAGAACCCGCTGCACCTGGCGCTGTGGATGTCGGTCGTGCCGCCGCTGCCGATGTTCGCGCTGTCGGCGTTCGTCGAGGGCCCGGTGGTGGGCTGGCAGGCGGTCTGGACGTCGTTCACCACGCAGACCGGCCTCTACGCGCTGTGCGGGCTCGCCTACATCATCGTCTTCGCCACGGTGATCGGCTCGGGGGTCTGGACGGCGCTCATGGGTCGCAACCCGGCCAGCTCCGTCGCGCCGTTCACCCTGCTGGTGCCGGTCGTCGGGTTCACCTCGGCATGGCTGGTGCTGAACGAGCAGCCAGACCCGTTCGAGCTGGTCGCGGGCGCCGTCGTGGTGGGCGGGGTGCTGCTCGGCAGCATCCGGCGCGGCAAGCCCGTCGAGCTCCCGGAACCGGAACCGGTGCTCACGCCGGCGAGGTGA
- a CDS encoding LysR family transcriptional regulator produces MDVRRLRLLRELADRGTVTAVAKALAYTPSAVSQQLRALQAEVGVTLTEPAGRGLRLTDAGRALAARADEVLAVLDRAEAELNTYRSTPRGTVRVALFPSGALLLLPGLLRRMSAIREVSLECRDVDMTPPEVQALVADFDIVVAHRDDQAQPFDSERMEITPLLREPLDVALPRGHPLASRDRVELTELAGEPWVSVDIGFPVDDVLRSLAVRTGTRPKVVQRINDFRVIEALVADGFGVALLPRYTVDDPRLVLRPLAGVRAGRNVEAVSRRGASERPAVRAVFDALLAEAASVTG; encoded by the coding sequence ATGGATGTTCGGAGGCTGAGACTGCTGCGCGAGCTCGCCGACCGGGGCACCGTCACCGCGGTCGCGAAGGCGCTGGCCTACACACCGTCGGCGGTGTCGCAGCAGCTCCGCGCGTTGCAGGCCGAGGTCGGCGTCACCCTCACCGAACCGGCCGGGCGAGGTCTCCGGCTCACCGACGCGGGCCGGGCGCTGGCGGCCCGGGCCGACGAGGTGCTCGCGGTGCTCGACCGCGCCGAGGCCGAGCTGAACACCTACCGCTCCACGCCGCGCGGGACGGTGCGCGTGGCCCTGTTCCCCTCCGGCGCGCTGCTGTTGCTGCCCGGACTGCTGCGTCGGATGTCGGCGATCCGCGAGGTCTCGCTGGAGTGCCGGGACGTCGACATGACCCCGCCGGAGGTGCAGGCGCTGGTCGCCGACTTCGACATCGTGGTGGCCCACCGCGACGACCAGGCGCAGCCGTTCGACAGCGAGCGGATGGAGATCACGCCGCTGCTGCGCGAGCCCCTCGACGTCGCCCTCCCTCGCGGCCACCCGCTCGCGAGCCGGGATCGCGTCGAGCTGACGGAGCTGGCAGGCGAGCCTTGGGTGAGCGTGGACATCGGGTTCCCGGTCGACGACGTCCTGCGCTCGCTGGCGGTGCGCACCGGCACACGACCCAAGGTCGTGCAGCGCATCAACGACTTCCGCGTGATCGAGGCGCTGGTCGCCGACGGGTTCGGCGTGGCGCTGCTGCCGAGGTACACGGTCGACGATCCGCGCCTGGTGCTGCGCCCGCTCGCGGGCGTGCGCGCGGGCCGCAACGTGGAGGCGGTCTCCCGCCGGGGCGCGTCGGAACGGCCCGCGGTCCGGGCGGTCTTCGACGCCCTGCTGGCCGAAGCGGCGAGCGTGACGGGGTAG
- a CDS encoding HAMP domain-containing sensor histidine kinase — protein MRRPRLGLRMRIVVALMVVTTTATVAMAFAAYRLQATGTTDRFNAAASAGFLSDLSQAQARYRTAAEPKDRIKTVADYMIGRKGLHWSVVDFMPSANGPAPGPVWLLEGPDYYYGPQLRPEHVDASSLRFEGFPEPAFVATTTPWVNRTAGLVARARTGGTTTETVPVEGGGQLLAFASRVGPDLVLVEFYDMQPLHSELSQLRNALAVVALGVSALGVVLALLAAASVQRPVRKVAAAAHRIGEGAFDTRLPVRGKDEIAELTSAFNTMAQRLGDSIEELRVKDRQQQRFVADVAHDLRTPTASLVAAADSLEHPDPESRSRAVALVSTQARRLARLVDDLLEISRFDSGAAELRPEGVDLRELVREAIELVTCDADVRLDATADTTLVGDPRRLHTIVCNLLANAVHHGAEPVTVAIDGTDPGQVVLRVADSGPGVPEELTRILFDRFVRGDRARSATDGSGLGMAIAQQNALVHGGRITVHNDGGAVFTLTLPRGDRSATGSDAPGPSTA, from the coding sequence GTGAGGCGTCCGCGCCTCGGGCTGCGGATGCGGATCGTCGTCGCCCTCATGGTGGTCACCACCACGGCGACGGTCGCGATGGCGTTCGCGGCGTACCGGCTGCAGGCCACGGGCACGACCGACCGGTTCAACGCGGCCGCCAGCGCCGGGTTCCTGTCGGACCTCAGCCAGGCGCAGGCCAGGTACCGCACCGCCGCCGAGCCGAAGGACCGGATCAAGACGGTCGCCGACTACATGATCGGACGCAAGGGCCTGCACTGGTCGGTCGTCGACTTCATGCCCAGCGCCAACGGGCCGGCGCCGGGACCGGTGTGGCTGCTGGAAGGACCCGACTACTACTACGGTCCGCAGCTCAGGCCGGAGCACGTGGACGCGTCGTCGTTGCGGTTCGAGGGTTTCCCCGAGCCGGCGTTCGTCGCCACCACCACGCCGTGGGTGAACCGCACCGCCGGTCTGGTGGCCAGGGCCCGCACCGGTGGCACGACCACCGAGACGGTGCCGGTCGAGGGCGGTGGGCAGCTGCTGGCCTTCGCTTCGCGGGTCGGTCCCGACCTGGTTCTCGTGGAGTTCTACGACATGCAGCCGCTGCACTCCGAGCTGTCGCAGCTGCGCAACGCGCTCGCGGTGGTGGCGCTCGGGGTTTCGGCGCTCGGCGTGGTGCTGGCGCTGCTGGCGGCGGCGAGCGTCCAGCGGCCGGTCCGCAAGGTCGCCGCCGCCGCGCACCGGATCGGCGAGGGCGCTTTCGACACCCGGCTCCCGGTTCGCGGCAAGGACGAGATCGCCGAGCTCACCAGCGCGTTCAACACGATGGCGCAGCGGCTCGGCGACTCGATCGAGGAGCTGCGGGTCAAGGACCGCCAGCAGCAGCGGTTCGTCGCCGACGTCGCCCACGACCTGCGCACCCCGACCGCCTCGCTGGTCGCGGCGGCCGACAGCCTGGAGCACCCGGACCCGGAGTCGCGTTCCCGGGCGGTCGCGCTGGTCTCCACGCAGGCCCGCCGGCTGGCGAGGCTGGTGGACGATCTGCTGGAGATCTCCCGCTTCGACTCCGGCGCCGCCGAGCTGCGGCCGGAGGGCGTCGACCTGCGGGAGCTGGTGCGCGAGGCGATCGAGCTGGTCACGTGCGATGCCGACGTGCGGCTGGACGCCACGGCGGACACCACGCTCGTCGGCGACCCGCGCAGGCTGCACACGATCGTCTGCAACCTGCTGGCCAACGCCGTGCACCACGGTGCGGAGCCGGTCACCGTTGCGATCGACGGCACCGATCCCGGGCAGGTCGTCCTGCGCGTCGCGGACTCGGGTCCGGGCGTGCCGGAGGAGTTGACGCGGATCCTGTTCGACCGCTTCGTTCGGGGCGACCGGGCGCGCAGCGCGACCGACGGCAGCGGCCTGGGCATGGCAATCGCCCAGCAGAACGCCCTCGTGCACGGTGGGCGGATCACCGTGCACAACGACGGCGGTGCCGTCTTCACCCTCACCCTGCCGCGCGGCGACCGGTCGGCCACCGGATCGGACGCGCCCGGCCCGTCAACCGCGTAG
- a CDS encoding response regulator transcription factor: protein MSRVLLVEDDNALAEALALALGGLGHDVRVAASGEQALGLMSDDAATDVVLLDVMLPGIDGFEVCRRIRAASTVPLILLTARGDPVDVVVGLEHGADDYVVKPTEPRVLDARMKAVLRRSAPSPAGSRPGMRFGSLEIDPLAMTVTRNGEELQLTATELRLLLEFADHPGQVLSRQVLLKQVWDYGYVGDSRMVDAAVARLRAKIEEDPAHPVLLRTVRGLGYRWERP, encoded by the coding sequence ATGTCGAGGGTTTTGCTGGTGGAGGACGACAACGCGCTGGCCGAGGCCCTGGCACTGGCGCTGGGCGGCCTCGGCCACGACGTGCGGGTCGCGGCGTCCGGCGAGCAGGCGCTGGGGCTGATGTCCGACGACGCGGCGACCGACGTGGTGCTGCTCGACGTCATGCTGCCCGGCATCGACGGTTTCGAGGTCTGCCGCCGCATCCGCGCGGCGAGCACGGTGCCGCTGATCCTGCTTACCGCCCGCGGCGACCCGGTCGACGTGGTCGTCGGCCTGGAGCACGGCGCCGACGACTACGTGGTCAAGCCCACCGAACCGCGCGTGCTCGACGCCAGGATGAAAGCCGTGCTGCGCCGGTCGGCGCCCTCCCCGGCCGGTTCCCGGCCCGGCATGCGCTTCGGCTCGCTGGAGATCGACCCGCTGGCGATGACCGTCACCCGCAACGGCGAGGAGCTCCAGCTCACCGCCACCGAACTGCGCCTGCTGCTGGAGTTCGCCGACCACCCCGGGCAGGTGCTCAGCAGGCAGGTGCTGCTCAAACAGGTCTGGGACTACGGCTACGTCGGTGACTCCCGCATGGTCGACGCCGCGGTGGCCAGGCTCCGCGCGAAGATCGAGGAGGACCCCGCGCACCCCGTCCTGCTGCGCACCGTGCGAGGTCTCGGCTACCGGTGGGAGCGGCCGTGA
- a CDS encoding DUF397 domain-containing protein, translating into MIDTPTGWRKSSRSGQKSACVEVGRAADGAAVRDTKDRAAGYFTTTAPQWSAFITGIKAGRFDR; encoded by the coding sequence ATGATCGACACGCCCACGGGGTGGCGCAAGTCCAGCCGATCCGGCCAGAAGTCCGCGTGCGTCGAGGTCGGCCGGGCGGCTGACGGCGCCGCCGTCCGCGACACCAAGGACCGGGCCGCCGGGTACTTCACCACCACCGCCCCGCAGTGGTCGGCCTTCATCACCGGCATCAAGGCGGGGCGCTTCGACCGCTGA